One genomic window of Streptomyces sp. NBC_01498 includes the following:
- a CDS encoding ABC transporter ATP-binding protein, whose protein sequence is MTPTTEPSASEASTPPVLDLRNLTRRYGSLTAVDDVSLLLRPGARHAVIGPNGAGKTTLLNLIAGTDRPDQGSIALNGADITRTATARRSRLGIARSFQQPSVIGELSVLDNIVLAGWHHHPLRRGAWRRPSRYRRHEESAARHLEAVGLADAAHRPAADLSHGQRRMLDLAAALAGDPRLLLLDEPAAGLTDGDIGRLLTILGGLPDSVAMILVEHHVEVVAELARTVTVLAAGRVLVTGPTAEALAHPEVRDAYHATGGRQDDDTRATADARG, encoded by the coding sequence ATGACACCCACCACCGAACCGTCCGCCTCCGAAGCGTCCACGCCACCCGTGCTGGACCTGCGGAACCTCACCCGCCGGTACGGGAGCCTCACCGCCGTCGACGACGTCAGCCTCCTGCTCCGGCCCGGAGCACGGCACGCCGTCATCGGCCCCAACGGCGCGGGCAAGACGACCCTGCTGAACCTGATCGCCGGCACCGACCGCCCCGACCAGGGCTCCATCGCGCTCAACGGCGCCGACATCACCCGTACGGCCACCGCCAGGCGCAGCCGCCTCGGGATCGCCCGCAGCTTCCAACAGCCGTCGGTGATCGGCGAGTTGTCGGTGCTGGACAACATCGTGCTGGCCGGCTGGCACCACCATCCGCTGCGCCGGGGGGCGTGGCGGCGGCCTTCGCGCTACCGGCGGCACGAGGAGTCGGCGGCCCGTCATCTGGAGGCCGTCGGCCTCGCCGACGCCGCCCACCGGCCGGCCGCCGACCTGTCGCACGGCCAGCGGCGCATGCTCGACCTGGCGGCGGCTCTCGCGGGCGACCCGCGCCTGCTGCTGCTGGACGAGCCGGCGGCCGGGCTGACCGACGGCGACATCGGGCGCCTGCTCACGATTCTGGGCGGGCTGCCGGACAGCGTCGCGATGATCCTGGTGGAGCACCACGTCGAGGTCGTCGCGGAACTCGCGAGAACGGTGACCGTGCTGGCCGCCGGGCGGGTCCTGGTCACCGGGCCGACGGCGGAGGCGCTCGCCCACCCGGAGGTCCGCGACGCCTACCACGCCACCGGTGGCCGTCAGGACGACGACACCCGTGCCACCGCAGACGCGAGAGGGTGA
- a CDS encoding ABC transporter ATP-binding protein: protein MLELTGLTAGYHGGTVLHDLDLTVPAGSVHAIVGHNGAGKTTLVHTVAGFIRPSAGSVRLGGRDLTGQPAHTVARAGIGLVPQGRRVFGGLTVGEHLRLSYRPPRRGDTSRPSVWTPERVLDLLPRLGERRGNRGTDLSGGEQQMLALARALLGSPSVLLLDEPTEGLAPVLVKQVYELVVTLAEEGIAVLLVSPSPAQAARCARELTVLTSGRTTLRMDGAEARRDPAALHEALELTPVRTAAR from the coding sequence ATGCTGGAACTCACCGGCCTGACGGCGGGCTACCACGGCGGCACCGTCCTGCACGATCTCGACCTGACCGTCCCCGCCGGCTCCGTCCACGCGATCGTGGGCCACAACGGGGCGGGCAAGACCACGCTCGTCCACACCGTGGCGGGCTTCATCCGCCCGTCGGCCGGCTCGGTCCGGCTGGGCGGGCGTGACCTGACCGGGCAGCCCGCGCACACGGTCGCGCGGGCCGGGATCGGTCTCGTCCCGCAGGGCCGCCGGGTCTTCGGCGGGCTCACCGTCGGTGAGCATCTGCGGCTCTCGTACCGGCCGCCGCGCCGGGGCGACACGAGCCGGCCCAGCGTGTGGACCCCGGAGCGGGTCCTTGACCTGCTGCCCCGGCTCGGTGAGCGGCGCGGCAACCGGGGCACCGACCTGTCCGGCGGCGAGCAGCAGATGCTGGCCCTGGCACGCGCGCTGCTCGGTTCGCCGAGCGTGCTGCTGCTGGACGAGCCGACGGAGGGGCTGGCGCCCGTACTGGTCAAGCAGGTCTACGAGTTGGTGGTCACGCTCGCGGAGGAGGGGATCGCCGTGCTGCTGGTCTCCCCGAGCCCGGCGCAGGCGGCGCGCTGCGCCCGTGAGCTGACGGTCCTCACCTCGGGCCGGACGACACTGCGGATGGACGGCGCGGAGGCCCGCCGGGACCCGGCGGCGCTGCACGAGGCACTGGAACTGACTCCGGTGCGGACGGCGGCGCGCTGA
- a CDS encoding sensor histidine kinase has protein sequence MKINRRLVLLVTVPLVVAVTFAVLALAPATNQALQANRLTAMVDVASSVSELTHQLQRERAAATALVSNQGDAEGFSETTSATDKSVAQFRSQLGRLAGVPGNARDALTRIERFVEEMPSLRAQVRSGGATVTALTFGYRIVIADLIDYRDGIAQADGVDADVADRIRAAAALSRASENMGQQQVAVMRAQATGGFTQASKRTFDATRIGYTEATSVLFDLGPQQWRTWLERTLSGSKALEARRFEDEVSRTAPDQEITVGPKEWQKASADRLNLLRSVEKRIDTSVLATVTETRTTLAWTAGAEVALVVLTLVGAVVVAIRLGRVMIRRLRDLRNAAHEVAHTGLPRVMTELSQPGALSGATPEQVAERSGNPVKTTGLDEIGEVGEAFNAVHHEAVRLAAQQAHIHEQFAETLVGVARRGAQLTTVMVSELDAVQRDEADPERMKTLFALDHLAIRMERNTNNLLVLGGYGHGRVRSADISCSTVIVAAAQQIERFDRVSLGVIESGIGIAARVVHDVAHILAELLDNATRFSPPDKQVGVAVWRLWDRAVVQIVDEGVGITAERRAKLNKGLQEPKSGIGDVRSMGLHVVARLAARHGIVVELRDSSGPGTIAEVTLPANVLAAAPEESAPPVQGAPGERPGVRYEAPRTITGPGSARRPAGAGASGGRRGDIGAVGAAPAPAVAAGGSHVSHGSHGPAGAAPQGGSRTDERAGSSKPSPHPVHTEPVARIAGVASSGLPLRQRSTPKQWPTLGKRDGSDPRSGAAPKPSPRRRDSRQVSDVLAAYAQGINRSTSHRGRSATDDDTQRSKK, from the coding sequence GTGAAAATCAATCGTCGCCTCGTCCTGCTGGTCACCGTGCCTCTCGTCGTGGCCGTCACCTTCGCGGTGCTGGCCCTGGCCCCCGCCACCAACCAGGCTCTTCAGGCCAACCGGCTCACCGCCATGGTCGATGTCGCCTCGTCCGTGAGCGAGTTGACCCACCAATTGCAGCGTGAGCGGGCGGCGGCAACCGCGCTCGTCTCCAACCAGGGAGATGCCGAAGGTTTCAGCGAAACGACCAGCGCGACGGACAAGAGTGTCGCCCAATTCCGTTCACAGCTCGGCCGGTTGGCAGGTGTTCCGGGCAACGCGCGGGACGCGCTGACCCGCATCGAGCGCTTCGTCGAGGAAATGCCCTCCCTGCGGGCGCAGGTGCGCTCCGGTGGAGCCACCGTCACGGCGCTGACCTTCGGCTACCGGATCGTCATCGCCGACCTGATCGACTACCGGGACGGCATCGCCCAGGCCGACGGTGTCGACGCCGACGTCGCCGACCGCATCCGTGCCGCCGCCGCGCTCTCGCGGGCCTCCGAGAACATGGGCCAGCAGCAGGTCGCGGTGATGAGGGCGCAGGCCACGGGCGGCTTCACCCAGGCGTCCAAGCGCACCTTCGACGCCACCCGCATCGGCTACACCGAGGCCACCAGTGTGCTGTTCGACCTGGGCCCGCAGCAGTGGCGGACCTGGCTGGAGCGCACGCTGTCCGGCTCGAAGGCCCTGGAGGCCCGCCGGTTCGAGGACGAGGTCAGCCGCACCGCGCCCGACCAGGAAATCACCGTCGGTCCGAAGGAGTGGCAGAAGGCGTCGGCCGACCGGCTGAACCTGCTGCGCTCGGTCGAGAAGCGCATCGACACGTCGGTGCTCGCCACCGTCACCGAGACCCGTACGACTCTCGCCTGGACGGCCGGCGCCGAGGTGGCGCTGGTGGTGCTCACCCTGGTCGGCGCCGTCGTCGTCGCCATCAGGCTCGGCCGCGTCATGATCCGCAGGCTGCGGGATCTGCGCAACGCCGCGCACGAGGTGGCGCACACGGGTCTGCCCCGCGTCATGACGGAGCTGTCCCAGCCCGGCGCGCTCAGCGGCGCCACGCCCGAGCAGGTCGCCGAGCGGTCGGGCAACCCCGTGAAGACCACCGGCCTCGACGAGATCGGCGAGGTCGGTGAGGCGTTCAACGCCGTCCACCACGAGGCCGTACGTCTGGCCGCGCAACAGGCCCACATCCACGAGCAGTTCGCCGAGACGCTGGTCGGTGTCGCCCGCAGGGGCGCCCAGTTGACCACCGTCATGGTGTCCGAACTGGACGCGGTGCAGCGCGACGAGGCCGACCCCGAGCGCATGAAGACGCTGTTCGCGCTCGACCACCTCGCCATCCGCATGGAGCGCAACACCAACAACCTGCTGGTGCTGGGTGGTTACGGCCACGGCCGGGTGCGGTCCGCGGACATCTCCTGCTCGACGGTGATCGTGGCCGCCGCGCAGCAGATCGAGCGGTTCGACCGGGTGTCCCTCGGGGTCATCGAGTCCGGCATCGGTATCGCCGCACGCGTGGTCCACGACGTGGCGCACATCCTCGCCGAACTCCTCGACAACGCCACGCGCTTCTCGCCCCCGGACAAGCAGGTCGGGGTCGCCGTGTGGCGGCTGTGGGACCGGGCCGTCGTCCAGATCGTCGACGAGGGCGTGGGCATCACCGCGGAGCGGCGTGCCAAGCTCAACAAGGGTCTCCAGGAGCCGAAGTCCGGTATCGGTGACGTGCGTTCCATGGGTCTGCACGTGGTGGCGCGGCTCGCCGCCCGGCACGGCATCGTGGTCGAACTGCGTGACTCCTCGGGACCGGGCACCATCGCCGAGGTCACCCTGCCCGCGAACGTCCTGGCCGCGGCTCCGGAGGAGTCCGCGCCGCCCGTGCAGGGAGCGCCGGGCGAGCGCCCCGGTGTGCGGTACGAGGCTCCGCGCACGATCACCGGCCCCGGGTCGGCCCGCAGGCCCGCCGGGGCGGGCGCTTCCGGCGGCCGGCGCGGCGACATCGGCGCGGTGGGCGCGGCCCCCGCACCGGCGGTCGCCGCAGGCGGTTCGCACGTTTCGCACGGCTCGCACGGCCCGGCGGGCGCGGCCCCGCAGGGCGGCTCCCGGACCGACGAGCGTGCCGGTTCCAGCAAGCCCTCGCCGCACCCCGTACACACCGAGCCGGTCGCCCGGATCGCCGGAGTCGCCTCCTCAGGGCTGCCGCTGCGCCAGCGCAGCACGCCGAAGCAGTGGCCCACCCTGGGCAAGCGTGACGGCTCCGATCCGCGATCGGGCGCCGCACCCAAACCGTCGCCCCGGCGCCGGGACTCCCGGCAAGTCTCCGACGTCCTGGCGGCCTATGCGCAGGGGATCAACAGGAGCACGAGCCACCGCGGGCGCTCCGCCACCGACGACGACACTCAACGGAGCAAGAAATGA
- a CDS encoding branched-chain amino acid ABC transporter permease: protein MNILDAHLVPAVDGVAYGLLLFVVAAGLSLAFGTAGVLNLSHGTLYAIGAYTGAELSDGTWGGLAVGLLAGTAAATAAGAGLSAATIPLARRGHLAQALLTFGLALIGGNLLTEFFGADELPVRVPEVLDSSVELLGHRYPAYRLCFILMAVLLAAFGTWVLTRTRVGAAVRASADDPQMLATTGHSPRAVHTGVLAAAGALAGAAGVLGAPILGPGAGTADTVLMLSLVVVVLGGLRSLWTTFFAAIAVGEVQTLGVSLVPEWAPYLLFAAMAAVLILRSGFTEPANAGSHGGGGGSDPVDWLRRRLSGSFKGRGEGATAHATDRPVAADDDTNAADTTTTTAAADATAKDRPKPVRGGAGGLSRLLRGGPDESPLASRGRRAAPLLVLLVVLISLPGLLDAYTLSLAGSALALGLLAVSVAILTGYAGLPTLGQTAPFAVGAYATANLADAGWTAGPVQLVAAALAAALFSLVTGPAVIRARGTTVLMITLAIGELTSAAINQLKSVTGGADGLVGFPATQALFGGEGMVEEDQVYNYALVVAVVAVAVTVAVLRSPAGKLLTGTRNAEARMRASGHPVGRYLLVAHIGAGALAGVGGSLMVTVQQYLSPADVGFEIAAFALLAAVIGGNTSVIGALLGAGLIVITRDWVASAWPGHGHLLLGVLFVAVVYLLPRGLAGLRTGRGSGGSGPTGPGSAHPDRLPPDHDGVPAGKVAP from the coding sequence ATGAACATCCTTGATGCCCACCTCGTTCCGGCGGTGGACGGAGTGGCCTACGGGCTGCTGCTGTTCGTGGTCGCCGCCGGTCTGAGTCTCGCCTTCGGCACCGCGGGCGTGCTGAACCTGTCACACGGCACGCTGTACGCGATCGGTGCCTACACGGGTGCCGAGTTGAGTGACGGGACCTGGGGCGGTCTCGCCGTCGGGCTCCTGGCCGGAACGGCGGCGGCCACCGCCGCCGGTGCCGGCCTGTCCGCGGCGACGATCCCCCTGGCCCGTCGTGGGCATCTCGCGCAAGCCCTGCTCACGTTCGGACTGGCCCTGATCGGCGGGAATCTCCTCACCGAGTTCTTCGGGGCCGACGAACTACCGGTACGTGTCCCCGAGGTGCTCGACTCCTCGGTGGAGCTGCTGGGCCACCGGTACCCCGCGTACCGGCTCTGCTTCATCCTGATGGCCGTGCTCCTGGCGGCGTTCGGTACCTGGGTGCTCACCCGCACCCGGGTGGGGGCGGCGGTTCGCGCCTCCGCCGACGACCCGCAGATGCTGGCCACCACCGGGCACAGCCCCCGCGCCGTGCACACCGGGGTGCTGGCCGCCGCCGGGGCGCTCGCGGGGGCCGCCGGGGTGCTCGGCGCGCCGATCCTCGGTCCGGGGGCCGGCACCGCCGACACCGTGCTGATGCTGTCCCTCGTGGTCGTCGTCCTCGGCGGGCTGCGCTCGCTGTGGACGACGTTCTTCGCGGCGATCGCCGTCGGCGAGGTGCAGACCCTCGGTGTCTCGCTGGTGCCCGAGTGGGCGCCGTACCTGCTGTTCGCCGCCATGGCCGCCGTGCTGATCCTGCGTTCGGGGTTCACCGAACCCGCGAACGCGGGGTCCCACGGCGGGGGCGGCGGCTCGGACCCGGTGGACTGGCTGCGCCGCCGTCTCTCCGGCTCGTTCAAGGGCCGGGGCGAGGGGGCCACGGCGCACGCCACGGACCGCCCGGTCGCCGCCGACGACGACACCAACGCCGCCGACACCACCACCACCACCGCCGCCGCCGACGCCACCGCGAAGGACCGGCCGAAGCCCGTCCGGGGCGGGGCCGGCGGGCTGTCGCGGCTGCTCCGGGGCGGTCCGGACGAGAGTCCGCTCGCCTCACGGGGCCGCCGGGCCGCGCCGCTGCTGGTGTTGCTCGTCGTGCTCATCTCCCTCCCGGGGCTGCTCGACGCGTACACCCTGTCGCTGGCGGGCTCCGCGCTCGCCCTCGGGCTGCTCGCGGTCAGCGTCGCCATCCTGACGGGTTACGCCGGGCTGCCGACGCTGGGCCAGACCGCTCCGTTCGCCGTCGGCGCGTACGCCACGGCCAACCTCGCCGACGCGGGCTGGACGGCCGGTCCGGTGCAGCTCGTCGCCGCGGCGCTCGCCGCCGCGCTGTTCTCCCTGGTGACCGGTCCCGCCGTGATCCGGGCCCGGGGCACCACGGTTCTGATGATCACGCTCGCCATCGGCGAGCTGACCAGTGCCGCGATCAACCAGCTCAAGTCCGTCACCGGCGGCGCCGACGGCCTCGTCGGTTTCCCGGCCACCCAGGCGCTGTTCGGCGGGGAGGGGATGGTCGAGGAGGACCAGGTCTACAACTACGCCCTGGTCGTCGCGGTCGTGGCCGTCGCCGTCACCGTCGCCGTACTGCGCTCGCCCGCCGGAAAGCTGCTGACGGGCACCCGCAACGCCGAGGCCCGGATGCGCGCGTCCGGCCACCCGGTGGGGCGCTACCTGCTGGTTGCGCACATCGGCGCCGGCGCGCTGGCCGGGGTCGGCGGCTCGCTGATGGTCACCGTCCAGCAGTACCTCTCCCCCGCCGACGTCGGCTTCGAGATCGCGGCGTTCGCGCTGCTGGCCGCCGTCATCGGCGGCAACACGTCCGTGATCGGCGCGCTGCTCGGTGCCGGACTGATCGTCATCACCCGTGACTGGGTGGCCAGCGCCTGGCCCGGCCACGGGCATCTGCTGCTCGGTGTGCTGTTCGTCGCCGTCGTCTATCTGCTGCCGCGCGGTCTGGCCGGGCTGCGTACCGGACGGGGCTCCGGCGGGTCCGGGCCCACCGGGCCGGGGTCCGCGCACCCCGACCGGCTCCCGCCCGACCACGACGGCGTACCGGCCGGGAAGGTCGCCCCATGA
- a CDS encoding roadblock/LC7 domain-containing protein, which yields MTTSPTDLSWILSGFAGRIPEVTQAIAVSVDGLALAYTGVERDDADRLAAIASGVVNLLSAAAQLTNTDPVEHSLTAMEGGYMFSMAVSSGASLLVTTTRDADIGEVSYMMSELINQVGDSLTPQVRDANAQPSR from the coding sequence ATGACGACCTCACCCACCGACCTCAGCTGGATTCTGAGCGGCTTCGCCGGACGTATTCCCGAGGTCACGCAGGCCATAGCCGTGTCCGTGGACGGACTCGCGCTGGCCTACACGGGGGTGGAGCGCGACGACGCCGACCGGCTGGCCGCCATCGCCTCGGGTGTCGTCAACCTTCTCTCCGCCGCGGCCCAGTTGACCAACACCGACCCGGTCGAGCACAGCCTGACCGCCATGGAGGGCGGCTACATGTTCTCGATGGCCGTCTCCAGCGGCGCGTCGTTGCTGGTCACGACCACCAGGGACGCGGACATCGGTGAGGTCAGCTACATGATGTCCGAACTGATCAACCAGGTCGGTGACTCCCTTACCCCCCAGGTACGCGACGCGAACGCGCAGCCTTCCCGCTGA
- a CDS encoding FAD-dependent monooxygenase: protein MRGGSVAVVGGSIAGCATALAVSRGGAGKVTVFERADAQLRDRGVGIALHNDRYVELESAGYVAADMPWAPLTRRVWTVRDGDAEHGRAVGEQPFPFRAYNWGSLWSELRRRVPEDVDYRSETRIEAVEPDSDGVTLRLPGGRSERFDAVVGADGYRSVVREAMFPELRPTYAGYLGWRGTSADVADLPSDGNDAHNVVFPGGHCMIYRIPDGVGGHRLNWVLYTVPPAHLDVDLSTPTSLPPGGATEELTAYLRALVADNFPPYWAARVLRTPAETTLIQPIYDLEVPQFTSGRMLLVGDAASVARPHIGGGSVKALQDATALEAAAVAGGSWKEVMEAYDTARGPVGSAMVALARRMGSAQVENTPDWSAMRQPEFEAWWGAQNSGSDRSSGFGGHSLKRP, encoded by the coding sequence ATGCGTGGAGGCAGCGTCGCCGTCGTCGGCGGCAGCATAGCGGGGTGTGCCACGGCCCTGGCCGTGTCGCGCGGCGGGGCCGGGAAGGTCACCGTCTTCGAGCGGGCCGACGCCCAACTCCGCGACAGGGGTGTCGGGATCGCCCTCCACAACGACCGGTACGTCGAGCTGGAGAGCGCCGGATACGTCGCCGCCGACATGCCCTGGGCGCCGCTGACCCGGCGCGTGTGGACCGTGCGGGACGGCGACGCGGAGCACGGACGGGCCGTCGGCGAGCAGCCGTTCCCGTTCCGCGCCTACAACTGGGGCTCCCTGTGGAGCGAGTTGAGGCGCCGGGTGCCCGAGGACGTCGACTACCGCTCCGAGACCCGTATCGAGGCCGTGGAGCCGGACTCCGACGGCGTCACCCTCCGACTCCCCGGCGGACGGAGCGAACGCTTCGACGCCGTCGTCGGCGCCGACGGTTACCGCTCGGTGGTGCGCGAGGCGATGTTCCCCGAACTCCGGCCCACGTACGCCGGTTACCTCGGCTGGCGCGGCACCTCCGCCGATGTCGCCGACCTCCCCTCCGACGGCAACGACGCCCACAACGTGGTCTTCCCCGGCGGCCACTGCATGATCTACCGCATCCCGGACGGCGTCGGTGGCCACCGGCTCAACTGGGTGCTCTACACCGTTCCGCCCGCGCACCTCGACGTGGACCTGAGCACGCCGACTTCGCTGCCGCCGGGCGGTGCCACCGAGGAGCTGACCGCGTACCTCCGCGCGCTCGTCGCCGACAACTTCCCGCCCTACTGGGCGGCCAGGGTGCTGCGTACCCCCGCCGAGACCACGCTCATCCAGCCCATCTACGACCTGGAAGTGCCGCAGTTCACCTCCGGGCGCATGCTCCTCGTCGGCGACGCCGCCAGCGTCGCCCGGCCGCACATCGGCGGCGGCAGCGTCAAGGCCCTTCAGGACGCGACCGCCCTGGAGGCCGCCGCGGTGGCCGGGGGAAGCTGGAAGGAGGTCATGGAGGCGTACGACACCGCCCGTGGCCCCGTCGGCTCCGCCATGGTCGCGCTGGCCCGCCGGATGGGCAGCGCCCAGGTCGAGAACACCCCGGACTGGAGCGCCATGCGCCAGCCGGAGTTCGAGGCGTGGTGGGGCGCCCAGAACAGCGGCTCCGACCGCAGCAGCGGCTTCGGCGGCCACAGCCTCAAGCGTCCCTGA
- a CDS encoding response regulator — protein sequence MSGASGRVLVVDDNRVIRQLIRVNLELEGFEVVTAADGAECLEVVHRVRPDAITLDVVMPRLDGIRTAARLRADPTTSHLPLAIISACTRHEVENGLVAGVDAYLAKPFEPAELIRVVRRLLHRESPPPLDDRHGRGHAGSTPGSARG from the coding sequence GTGTCAGGCGCGTCAGGCCGTGTGCTCGTTGTCGACGACAACCGGGTCATCCGGCAGTTGATCAGGGTCAACCTCGAGCTGGAGGGCTTCGAGGTCGTGACCGCTGCCGACGGTGCCGAATGCCTGGAGGTCGTCCACCGGGTCAGGCCCGACGCGATCACCCTCGACGTCGTCATGCCGCGCCTCGACGGCATCCGCACCGCCGCCCGGCTCCGGGCCGATCCCACGACGTCCCATCTGCCCCTCGCGATCATCAGCGCCTGCACGCGGCACGAGGTGGAGAACGGACTCGTCGCCGGTGTGGACGCCTACCTCGCCAAGCCCTTCGAACCCGCCGAGCTGATCAGGGTCGTCCGCCGGCTGCTCCACCGCGAGAGCCCGCCGCCCCTGGACGACCGGCACGGCAGGGGCCACGCGGGCAGCACCCCCGGAAGCGCGCGGGGCTGA
- a CDS encoding ABC transporter substrate-binding protein — protein sequence MFFDISLSRGRSRVRPVGAAALALGLAAVTGCSSDSGAGDDTVKIGLVASLSGTYEPVGTELRKGFELYLATHDNKLGGRKAELIVADEGDGPPTAVPAATKLIKKDKVDALTGLVGGGSVNAVLPMINQAKIPLLGSNARPPIKDMKYVWTTSFLSDEPGKAIAPYIKENVDGPVYAIGPDYQGGYDELRGFTDEFARIGGKLANPSGETAWTPFPKTTNFMPYFAEIAKTDAKAVYCFYAGKAAIDFAKQYAQSDIADIPLYTAFVTEGSVLQAQGDAAKDIYSVLNYAADLDNEANRKFAADWTAKHDTQPTTFAMASYDAAAVLDQAIADAAKKGDVTPETINTAIGGLGQINSPRGSWEFGDKAHSPVQAWYLRQVRKDGDQLANVMVQDLATLGS from the coding sequence ATGTTCTTCGACATATCCCTCTCGCGTGGCCGCAGCAGAGTCCGGCCGGTCGGCGCAGCCGCCCTCGCACTCGGTCTGGCAGCGGTCACCGGGTGCAGCAGCGACAGCGGCGCCGGCGACGACACGGTGAAGATCGGTCTGGTGGCCTCGCTGTCGGGCACGTACGAGCCCGTCGGCACGGAGCTCCGCAAGGGCTTCGAGCTGTACCTGGCCACGCACGACAACAAGCTGGGCGGCCGCAAGGCCGAACTGATCGTCGCGGACGAGGGCGACGGTCCGCCCACCGCGGTCCCCGCGGCCACCAAGCTCATCAAGAAGGACAAGGTCGACGCCCTGACCGGCCTCGTCGGCGGTGGTTCGGTCAACGCGGTGCTGCCGATGATCAACCAGGCGAAGATCCCGCTGCTCGGCTCCAACGCGCGTCCGCCGATCAAGGACATGAAGTACGTCTGGACGACGAGCTTCCTCTCCGACGAGCCCGGCAAGGCCATCGCCCCGTACATCAAGGAGAACGTCGACGGCCCGGTCTACGCGATCGGCCCCGACTACCAGGGTGGCTACGACGAACTCCGCGGCTTCACCGACGAGTTCGCCCGGATCGGCGGCAAGCTCGCCAACCCGAGCGGTGAGACCGCCTGGACGCCGTTCCCGAAGACCACGAACTTCATGCCGTACTTCGCGGAGATCGCCAAGACGGACGCCAAGGCCGTCTACTGCTTCTACGCCGGCAAGGCGGCGATCGACTTCGCGAAGCAGTACGCGCAGTCCGACATCGCCGACATCCCGCTGTACACGGCGTTCGTGACCGAGGGCAGCGTTCTCCAGGCGCAGGGCGACGCGGCCAAGGACATCTACTCGGTCCTCAACTACGCGGCCGACCTCGACAACGAGGCCAACCGCAAGTTCGCCGCCGACTGGACCGCCAAGCACGACACCCAGCCGACGACGTTCGCGATGGCCTCCTACGACGCGGCGGCCGTGCTGGACCAGGCGATCGCCGACGCCGCCAAGAAGGGCGACGTCACGCCCGAGACCATCAACACCGCCATCGGCGGTCTGGGCCAGATCAACAGCCCGCGCGGTTCCTGGGAGTTCGGCGACAAGGCGCACTCCCCGGTGCAGGCGTGGTACCTGCGACAGGTGCGCAAGGACGGTGACCAGCTGGCCAACGTCATGGTCCAGGACCTGGCGACCCTCGGCAGCTGA
- the nrtL gene encoding ArgS-related anticodon-binding protein NrtL, which translates to MTPADLSSTVLCAVRRAVDGGTLAGPVPDSVPLARPGPGGSGDYATSVALRLAGPARRSPRDVAEILRTEILRAAPGLTRVDVTGPGFLNFTLAPGSGAGLVRDVLGAGLRYGHGDALAGRTVVLPPAGDIRAAVRTGAVLRLLRAQGADARTGAGATERLPVRPVPPALAGDLLARLGRDAAHWGLLRPAAHERAATGDDLLVQHASNPLFTVRYAHARSRALLRNGADLGVPTGRNTGRNTRHDTDHDAVGDDATGPDTGPDDATGTYGPGARALLDSIGDHPGVLAAAARHRAPDRVARHLERTAEAFLHFQETCRPLPAGDEKPSAAHRSRLALAEAAGTVLAGGLTLLGIDAPAHL; encoded by the coding sequence GTGACGCCCGCCGACCTGTCCTCGACCGTGCTGTGCGCCGTGCGCCGCGCGGTCGACGGAGGCACCCTGGCCGGGCCCGTACCGGACAGCGTCCCGCTCGCCCGCCCCGGCCCCGGGGGCAGCGGCGACTACGCGACCTCCGTCGCCCTGCGCCTCGCGGGCCCCGCCCGGCGCAGCCCGCGCGACGTCGCGGAGATCCTCCGCACCGAGATCCTGCGCGCCGCCCCCGGGCTGACCCGCGTCGACGTCACCGGACCCGGCTTCCTGAACTTCACCCTCGCCCCCGGCAGCGGCGCCGGACTCGTCCGCGACGTCCTCGGCGCCGGACTCCGCTACGGACACGGTGACGCCCTCGCCGGGCGCACCGTCGTCCTCCCGCCCGCCGGCGATATCCGCGCCGCCGTGCGCACCGGGGCCGTCCTGCGGCTGCTGCGCGCCCAGGGCGCCGACGCCCGCACCGGCGCCGGCGCCACCGAGCGGCTGCCCGTACGCCCGGTGCCCCCCGCCCTCGCCGGGGACCTCCTCGCCCGCCTCGGCCGCGACGCCGCCCACTGGGGCCTGCTGCGGCCCGCCGCGCACGAGCGGGCCGCGACCGGCGACGACCTCCTCGTCCAGCACGCGTCCAACCCGCTGTTCACCGTGCGGTACGCGCACGCCCGCAGCCGCGCCCTGCTCCGCAACGGCGCGGACCTCGGCGTACCCACCGGCCGGAACACCGGCCGGAACACAAGGCACGACACCGACCACGACGCCGTCGGCGACGACGCCACCGGCCCGGACACCGGCCCCGACGACGCCACCGGGACGTACGGCCCCGGCGCGCGCGCCCTCCTCGACAGCATCGGCGACCACCCCGGCGTACTCGCCGCCGCCGCCCGCCACCGCGCCCCCGACCGGGTCGCCCGCCATCTCGAACGCACCGCGGAGGCGTTCCTGCACTTCCAGGAGACCTGCCGCCCGCTGCCCGCCGGCGACGAGAAACCCTCGGCCGCCCACCGGTCCCGGCTCGCCCTCGCCGAAGCCGCCGGGACGGTGCTGGCCGGTGGCCTCACCCTCCTCGGCATCGACGCGCCCGCACACCTCTGA